A part of Aegilops tauschii subsp. strangulata cultivar AL8/78 chromosome 2, Aet v6.0, whole genome shotgun sequence genomic DNA contains:
- the LOC109735544 gene encoding uncharacterized protein has protein sequence MQPMEGILVALASYGATMLAEMAKDKVAMLTRVSGEIDDLEVKLRDLKKFLADANRRNITDESMRAWVEELKRAVHDDVTDILDRCRLKVTE, from the coding sequence ATGCAACCCATGGAGGGGATTCTGGTTGCTTTGGCATCCTACGGCGCCACCATGCTCGCCGAGATGGCCAAAGATAAGGTGGCCATGCTGACCAGGGTCTCCGGCGAGATCGACGACCTTGAAGTCAAGCTCAGGGACCTCAAGAAGTTCCTTGCCGATGCTAATAGGAGGAACATCACCGACGAGAGCATGCGGGCGTGGGTGGAGGAACTGAAGCGTGCCGTGCACGACGACGTCACTGACATCCTCGACCGGTGTCGGCTCAAGGTCACGGAGTAG